The following are encoded in a window of Williamwhitmania taraxaci genomic DNA:
- a CDS encoding TonB-dependent receptor — protein sequence MEIKKASITLFIIAIATLRALAQTGSIQGTITDKTTGETLIGAAVVISGTNNGITSDLDGNFSLRNVKAGTYILDVSYISYAPKKIMGVRVDNNTATTVNIVLESVNQQLEAIVVTATKKTNTEVSMINSIKASQLIVSGISSQQITKTQDKDASEVVRRIPGISIIDGKFIVIRGLSQRYNNVWLNGSAVPSSEADSRAFSFDMIPSSQLDNITVLKSPAPEFPADFSGGFVEIVTKDVAESNSLEFSYGTGFNDQTLNKAFKIAPKGNLDFLGFDDGTRSLATNVPYRLNNDITSNGAQINDFSRNGLNNQWSSENFQSLGRPDQRFSLTLDRRYTIASQKKISLSLAGNYSHTYKALHNMENALIGSYDIINDRPNYFFKYVDNQYNVESKIGGMFNLSYVPNNSNKLQFRNNINQLGRNRLTERSGEQFNSGYYQEKQEFLYTNRLTYTSQLSGNHDINEIQKIDWNLGYSLSQMNQPDRRTISRDRNINDLTAPLEMDLNDTKRLFVDLQENIFSGAANYQIKLNHATGFNPTIKAGFYGELKNRNYDTRSFYYILNSSADPLLTLQPTDVIFSNDNIGINGVYLFEDTRNTDNYKADNQLVAGYLGINIPINRLNIYGGVRIENNQMGVTKYISMDPTNFETKRLTNNKSDIFPSLNTTFNVSERQIVRLAYGATINRPEFRELSPSTYYDFELFSFVKGNENLKTAYVQNIDLRYEFYPKTGEMVTVALFYKNFENPIESTYYENAGGYTYSFTNAKSANNIGAELDFKKDLDVIGLKNFSLSVNAAYINSKVKFDDSNTLEHSRPMQGQSPYLINTGLFYQNEKLNLSCGLLYNVIGERIVGVGRRVAGNSNISVPDIYERPRNLMDFTFNVKVFKRINISGAVKNLLNQSVELQQTATYTDANGASQTRNQTKLKYNPGRNFSISLALKF from the coding sequence ATGGAAATTAAGAAAGCGAGTATAACACTCTTTATTATTGCAATCGCAACCCTTCGGGCACTTGCTCAGACGGGATCCATCCAAGGAACAATAACCGATAAAACAACTGGTGAAACGCTAATTGGAGCAGCGGTGGTGATTTCGGGCACCAATAACGGAATCACTTCCGATTTGGATGGCAATTTCAGCCTTAGAAATGTGAAGGCGGGAACCTACATACTGGATGTAAGCTACATATCGTATGCACCAAAAAAAATTATGGGAGTAAGAGTTGACAACAATACGGCAACCACTGTAAATATTGTTTTGGAAAGCGTTAATCAGCAGTTGGAAGCGATTGTGGTTACTGCCACCAAGAAAACCAATACTGAGGTTTCTATGATTAACTCCATAAAGGCAAGCCAGCTCATTGTTAGTGGAATCTCGAGCCAGCAAATTACAAAAACGCAAGATAAGGATGCCTCGGAAGTCGTTAGAAGAATTCCGGGCATCTCCATAATCGATGGTAAGTTCATCGTAATTCGTGGCCTTTCCCAACGATATAATAATGTATGGCTGAATGGATCGGCAGTTCCCAGCTCCGAGGCTGATTCGAGAGCCTTCTCTTTTGATATGATTCCAAGTTCTCAACTCGATAACATTACAGTTTTGAAATCTCCGGCACCCGAATTTCCGGCCGATTTTTCCGGAGGGTTTGTGGAGATAGTAACAAAGGATGTGGCGGAATCCAATTCGCTGGAATTTAGCTACGGAACCGGATTTAATGATCAAACACTAAATAAGGCATTCAAAATTGCCCCAAAGGGGAACCTCGATTTTCTCGGTTTTGATGATGGAACTCGTAGTCTTGCGACTAACGTTCCCTACCGCCTGAATAATGATATCACTTCCAATGGTGCTCAAATAAATGATTTTTCCCGCAATGGATTAAACAACCAATGGAGTAGCGAAAACTTCCAATCATTGGGTAGACCCGATCAACGTTTTTCGCTTACGCTCGATAGAAGATACACTATTGCTAGCCAAAAAAAAATCAGCTTATCGTTAGCAGGCAACTATAGCCATACCTACAAGGCATTGCATAACATGGAAAATGCATTAATTGGATCATACGACATTATTAATGACCGACCAAACTACTTCTTTAAATATGTCGATAATCAGTATAACGTTGAATCAAAGATTGGGGGAATGTTTAACTTATCGTATGTTCCAAACAACAGTAATAAGCTACAGTTCCGAAACAATATAAACCAGCTAGGCCGAAACAGGCTTACCGAACGCTCTGGTGAACAATTTAACAGCGGATACTATCAGGAAAAGCAGGAATTCCTTTACACGAACCGGCTTACCTACACCAGTCAACTTTCCGGTAACCATGATATAAACGAAATCCAAAAGATCGATTGGAATTTAGGTTACTCCCTCTCCCAGATGAATCAACCCGATAGGCGCACCATTTCACGCGATCGGAATATCAACGATTTGACGGCACCATTGGAAATGGATCTTAACGATACCAAACGATTATTTGTCGATTTACAGGAAAATATCTTTTCGGGTGCAGCCAACTATCAAATCAAGTTGAACCATGCCACCGGTTTTAATCCAACAATTAAAGCAGGGTTTTATGGAGAGTTGAAGAACCGAAATTACGATACTCGCTCCTTTTACTACATACTCAACTCATCTGCCGATCCATTGCTCACCCTACAGCCAACCGATGTGATCTTTAGCAACGATAATATAGGAATTAATGGAGTATATCTCTTCGAAGACACCAGAAACACCGATAACTATAAAGCAGACAACCAACTCGTAGCTGGCTACTTGGGGATTAATATTCCAATAAATAGACTCAACATATACGGCGGAGTTCGGATTGAAAATAACCAAATGGGAGTAACCAAATACATATCAATGGATCCTACAAACTTTGAAACAAAACGGTTGACCAATAATAAATCGGATATATTTCCATCGCTTAACACTACTTTCAATGTTAGTGAAAGGCAAATTGTGCGATTGGCATACGGGGCAACCATTAACCGTCCGGAGTTTCGAGAGTTATCCCCTTCGACCTACTACGATTTTGAACTCTTCAGCTTCGTAAAAGGAAATGAAAATCTAAAAACTGCTTACGTTCAAAACATTGATTTGCGCTACGAATTTTATCCTAAAACCGGAGAGATGGTTACCGTAGCACTCTTTTATAAAAACTTTGAGAACCCAATTGAATCGACCTACTACGAAAATGCAGGAGGGTATACCTACTCTTTTACCAATGCAAAATCGGCCAACAACATTGGCGCTGAGCTTGATTTTAAGAAGGATCTTGACGTTATTGGATTGAAAAACTTTTCACTTTCGGTAAACGCCGCTTATATAAACAGCAAAGTAAAGTTCGACGATAGCAATACCTTGGAGCATAGCCGGCCCATGCAAGGTCAATCGCCCTACTTAATTAATACCGGACTTTTCTACCAAAACGAGAAACTTAACCTGTCCTGTGGTCTGCTTTACAATGTTATTGGCGAGCGTATTGTGGGCGTTGGAAGAAGAGTAGCCGGAAACTCAAACATATCGGTTCCAGATATCTACGAACGACCTCGAAATTTAATGGACTTTACTTTTAATGTTAAGGTTTTCAAAAGGATTAACATTTCCGGGGCTGTGAAGAATTTACTGAACCAGTCTGTAGAACTTCAGCAAACGGCAACCTATACCGATGCCAATGGCGCATCACAAACAAGAAACCAAACAAAGCTAAAGTATAATCCAGGACGTAACTTCTCAATTTCGTTAGCCTTAAAGTTTTAA
- a CDS encoding bacteriohemerythrin codes for MFFIDWDKKYELGIKSIDDDHQKLVALIDELLVALSNGKGRELLAPIIKKVEDYTLYHFRREEFFMKCAKYPNLENHIIEHQHFIEKIKAMKAKSRLNDSTVAIELMKFLKEWLINHIQVSDRKYEAILKKSGVQ; via the coding sequence ATGTTTTTTATAGATTGGGATAAAAAGTATGAATTGGGAATCAAGAGTATCGATGACGATCATCAAAAGCTGGTAGCGCTAATCGATGAACTTCTGGTAGCGCTTTCTAATGGCAAAGGCCGGGAGTTACTAGCCCCCATTATTAAGAAGGTAGAGGACTACACCCTTTACCATTTCAGGCGCGAGGAGTTCTTTATGAAATGTGCCAAATATCCCAATCTCGAGAATCATATCATCGAGCATCAGCACTTTATTGAAAAGATTAAAGCGATGAAGGCAAAAAGCCGGCTAAACGATTCAACGGTAGCCATAGAGTTGATGAAATTTCTGAAGGAGTGGCTAATTAACCATATCCAAGTATCGGATCGAAAATATGAAGCCATCTTGAAGAAGAGCGGGGTTCAATAG
- a CDS encoding response regulator transcription factor has protein sequence MEQSFRILLVDDENDILEFVTYNLQKEGFQVYTASNGAAAVKLAEEVMPHLILLDVMMPEMDGIETCQVIRSNPKLKNILVAFLTARGEDYSQIAGFDAGGDDYISKPIKPKVLVSRIKALLKRHDFLRNEESATNSNENVAGIVMDRERFLVVKNGEDLVLPKKEFELLALLHSKPNKVFTRDEIFSSIWGDNIIVGDRTIDVHIRKLREKIGDDFIKTIKGVGYKFVD, from the coding sequence ATGGAACAGTCGTTTAGAATACTCCTTGTAGATGATGAGAACGATATTTTGGAATTCGTAACCTACAATCTTCAAAAAGAAGGTTTTCAGGTTTATACAGCCAGCAATGGAGCCGCCGCCGTTAAACTTGCGGAGGAAGTTATGCCTCATCTTATTCTTTTGGACGTAATGATGCCGGAGATGGATGGCATTGAAACTTGCCAGGTAATTCGATCGAATCCCAAACTGAAGAATATCCTTGTGGCCTTTTTAACAGCAAGGGGCGAGGACTACTCCCAAATAGCTGGATTTGATGCCGGGGGCGACGATTATATCTCAAAACCCATTAAGCCCAAGGTGCTTGTAAGCCGAATAAAGGCTCTGTTGAAGCGGCATGATTTTTTAAGAAATGAAGAGTCTGCCACGAATTCGAACGAAAATGTGGCAGGAATCGTTATGGATCGGGAGCGTTTTTTGGTGGTAAAGAACGGAGAGGATTTGGTGCTGCCCAAGAAGGAGTTTGAGCTGCTGGCGTTGCTACATTCTAAGCCAAACAAGGTTTTTACCCGTGATGAGATTTTCTCCTCCATTTGGGGCGACAACATAATCGTTGGCGATAGAACCATCGATGTGCACATTCGTAAGCTGCGTGAGAAGATAGGGGATGATTTTATCAAAACCATTAAGGGCGTAGGGTATAAGTTCGTGGATTAA